The Lycium barbarum isolate Lr01 chromosome 10, ASM1917538v2, whole genome shotgun sequence genome includes a region encoding these proteins:
- the LOC132614326 gene encoding proteasome subunit beta type-5-like, giving the protein MMKIDLSRLESTAPFRGESSELYDGIPTSPSFHIPNATNFDGFQKEAIQMVKPAKGTTTLAFIFKGGVMVAADSRASMGGYISSQSVKKIIEINPYMLGTMAGGAADCQFWHRNLGIKCRLHELANKRRISVTGASKLLANILYSYRGMGLSVGTMIAGWDEKGPGLYYVDSEGGRLKGNRFSVGSGSPYAYGVLDNGYHFDLSVEEAAELARRAIYHATFRDGASGGVASVYHVGPDGWKKLSGDDVGELHYNYHPVELDAVEQEMAEVPVA; this is encoded by the exons ATGATGAAGATTGATCTTAGTAGACTTGAATCGACTGCCCCATTCAGGGGTGAGTCTTCTGAGCTATATGATGGCATCCCAACTTCTCCATCATTCCACATTCCTAATGCTACTAAT TTTGATGGGTTTCAGAAAGAAGCAATCCAAATGGTGAAGCCTGCAAAGGGCACAACCACTCTTGCTTTCATTTTCAAAGGAGGTGTTATGGTCGCTGCTGATTCTCGCGCTAGCATGGGAGGATATATCT CATCTCAGTCAGTGAAGAAAATCATTGAAATAAATCCATATATGCTTGGAACAATGGCCGGGGGTGCTGCTGACTGCCAATTCTGGCATAGAAACCTAGGAATCAAG TGTCGTCTACATGAACTGGCTAACAAAAGGAGAATTTCTGTTACTGGAGCTTCAAAATTGCTGGCGAATATTTTATATTCTTACCGAGGAATGGGTTTGTCTGTTGGAACAATGATTGCTGGTTGGGATGAGAAG GGTCCAGGACTGTATTACGTCGACAGTGAGGGAGGACGACTTAAAGGAAACAGATTCTCTGTTGGATCTGGTTCACCTTATGCTTATGGTGTTTTGGACAATGG GTACCACTTTGATTTATCTGTGGAAGAAGCTGCTGAGCTGGCCAGACGAGCTATTTATCACGCAACATTCCGTGATGGAGCTAGTGGTGGTGTTGCTAGTG TTTATCATGTTGGACCAGACGGATGGAAGAAGCTATCTGGTGATGATGTTGGAGAACTTCACTACAATTATCACCCTGTTGAACTCGATGCTGTGGAACAAGAAATGGCTGAAGTGCCTGTGGCCTAA